cccagagatatcactctcaatcagagaggggcaaatcccatcttgattgaccatgtctcatagcatgcttcttgacaaacccgaaagctacctttataactaccctgttacggtgcagcgtttgatagcccctaagtaggtcaatccacatctagaatacatgcgacaatctcaggtctaaggacaaagcgtatatgttgtttaaagagagaactacttctcgtgttgggtcagtcctaacacatgtctccacatgtgtccacattattagttcaacatctccatgtccatgacttgtgaaacatagtcatcaactaatacatgtgctagtctaatattcatgtgtgtcctcacatgaacaccgactagggacaactttagaataaccatacaagtaaagagtttcacatacaattcacataattgcaaatcaattcaagtagcctttaatggatattcaatgaacacaatatacaaatcatggatacaaatggaatatcatcatctctatgattgcctctagggcatacctccaacacgagCATGCGGGCAGGCAATGACAGTATGGAAACAATCTTCCGTCGGGTGACCACAAAGCTCGCAGCTACTCTCCTGGTCTAGGTGTCTGAAGCACTTATTTTCTCTGGTGGGCAAACCATTATTAATGACCTTCCAAGCGAAAACTCTTAACTTACATGGAACCTGAGCACTCCAAATTTTCTTCCATAATCCTCAGCTCCCATTTGTACTGGTACTAGATCCAATGTCACCCATCTCATACTTCCACTTCATTGCCAATCTATAAGCACTTCTCACCGAAAACAGCCCGCTTTTCTCAAAATTCCATGCCAATCAGTCACTGCACTGACTCAATGGTAATTTGATTTTTAAGAATTTCAGCCGCATCACATTGGTGAAAAAACCTTTGAATCAATGTCTCATCCCAATCATTCAATCTTTGATCAATTAGTTGGCTTACTCTACGTAATATACGCAATCTGCTACTTCCAATTAGTCTCATTCCACACGGGTGTGGTAACCAGTTATCTCGCCAAATGCGAATTGAGCTCCCATCACTAACATGCCAGACCACACCCTTCCTGAGAAATTCAAGACCAAATTCAATTGCCCTCCAGGTTTGCAAAGCATCATTAGCCACAACAGTATCTAGCAGATTACTAGAGGGGAAGTACTTAGCTTTCAAAACATGTGCACACAAGATGTCTGGAAAAACCAGTAGCCTCCAAGCCTGCTTGGCAAGCAATGCCTAGTTAAACAAGATCAGGTCCCTTGAAACCCATCCCACCAAGGCCCTTTGGCATTAGCATTGTTTGCCATGATATCCATTGAACCTTTCTCCTCCCTTGGTTCGAGCCCTACTAGTAAGCACGAATGCTCTTCATTAGGTCCTCACACAAACCCCCTGTCAACTTGAAAACACTCATTATGTAAGTTGGGATTGAGCAACCGATTTAATTAAGATCTCCTTCCGAGCAGCTGACAAATCCTTCTCTCACCATGCTGTCATGCGCTTCAGGAATCTAGCTTTCAGAGGTTGGAAGAATCCCCTCTTCATATGACCTTGTGGGGTAGGTCGGCCCAGATATTTCTCCTCAAAATCTAAATGTTCCACACCTAGAATGTTCCTTACCTGGTGAGATCTGACTTCATCACTTCCTTCTCTTACAAGCAATGAACACTTACTAGGACTTAACAGTTGACTCATGCTCTTTTCAAAAGTTGAAATAGCCGATCGCACATGGCATGCTTGGTCTGCGGTGGCACGAAAAAATAGTAGGCTGTCATATGCGAATAGAAGGTAAGAGATGCTCAGTGCCCTTCTACACACCTTGATGCCCTCAATACGACCCATAGACTTGTAGTGCTTCAACAAAATCGACAGACCATCAGCAACCAAAAGAAAGAGGTAGGGCAAAAGTGGATAACCTTGGCGTAGACCACGCGATGGGGAAAAGGGTGGCAACGGCACCCCATTGAAGCGGATAGAGTAGCAAATAGTGGACACATAGGCCATGATCCATTGTACCCACTTACTTTGAAAGCCTAGCTTCACCAACAAACTATTTAAGTATCCCCAATCAACACGATCATATGCCTTGGACAAGTCCAACTTATACGCACAGAACTCCTCCCTGTCACCAACACCTCTTTGAATTGCATGAATGCACTCAAAGGCAATTAGGGCATTATCAGTAATCATTCTCTCGAGCACAAAGGCACTTTGTTCTTGTGATATAATTTCTCCTAGCAGTGGTCTTAATCTATTAACCAAGCATTTTGAGATCACCTTGTAAATCACATTACAAAGGCTTATAGGCCGAAAATCCTTCAGCTCCTCAGGATTGGTACCTTTTGGTATGAGCACAATGGCTGTATCATTAATTCCTAGAGGCATTACCCCATCTACAAAAAAAACTCTTTACAGCACACACCACATCGTCTCGTAGGATATCCCAATATTTTTGGAAAAAGCGTGCTGGGAATCCATCCGGCCCCAAGGCTTTCAAAGGACCCATCTGAAAAAGAACTCCTTGCACAGATGGTCATTCATCTCCTCCAAGATTTTTGGCGCAACTAAGTTCAGTAAATCACCTAGAACAACTCCCGGATCAGTCGCATACAGATTTTTAAAGAAATCCTCCACATTCCCTTTAAATCTCGTTGATCCTCATGCCACACACCATCCCAATCTTTGAGCCTCTTTATACGATTCTTGCGAGCTCGCTAGACTGCTTGTCGATAGAAATAAGTTGTGTTTCTATCCCCTTCACGCAGCCAGGCAATCCGCGAACATTGAAGCCACATCATTTCTTCCCTATATAAAAGCTCATCCATTATATCTGTGATTTGCCTGATATCACGTGATCAGCTACAGGGTTACTCTTTAGTTCTTCAAGCTTAGTTCTCAGCGCCTCCAGTTCAGTAGAAACCGAACCAAAATTCTTCTTGCTCCATGAACGCAAGGCACGCTGTACATGGCCCAAAGCCCCAGCTATTCCTCCAGGCCCTTCTCTGCTTGGTGCCGAGCACCAAGCTTCCTTGATTTCTTCCGCTAGAGATTCAAGTCTCTCCCACATGATTTCGTATCGGAAAATCCGCTGCTTGTGGCGCTCCCAGCTCTCTTTTTTAATCTCTAGAAACAGTGGACAATGATCTGACTGGGACGACACTAAGTGATGTAATGTTGCCTCTGCAAACATATCCCTTCAGTTAGTATCTGCTACAGCTCTATCAAGTCTGACCTTGACATTAGTAGCCCCTGCCCTCCCATTATCATAAGTGAAATGTAGTCCTACAAAACCCAAGTCCATCATATCACAATCAACCAAGGCATCACGAAAATTAGCCATTTGCCTCTCAGGCCTTTCACAAGCTGAGAAGTGCTCAAAACCCCACATCGCTTTGTTAAAATCCCCCATAACTAGCCAAGGAAGCTCTGATTTAGAGCGCAAACAGCAAAGCATTTCCCACATATGATGGTGGTTTCGGTTCCCCATACACAAAGGTCACCCTAAACCAAGGTTCGCCCACGCCAACACGCGTCGAGACATCAATATACCGATGATTTTTTTCTATTAACTTCAACTAACTCATGCCAAAAGAGGGCCAAGCCTCCACTTCTACCATCACTATCAACTGCAATACAATTCTTAAGACCCAACCTCCATCTTAACTTAGCTACTCTACTTTCTGAATTACGCGTTTCACAAAGAAAAACCATACTTGGGCTCTTGGCTCGTACTAGAGCCAACAATTTTTGAACTATCTGAGGGAGCTCAGTCCCTCGGCAGTTCCAACATAAAGcattcattgagcttggtggGGCTCGTCCTAAGCACCCACCAGGTTGTTTGTAGCCATCGACGACAACGACCTCTTTAGAGCATCCAGTGTCTCCCCTGCcaccttcttctcttcctctagCGCCTGCTTCCAGGTCTTGCACCCATAGGAGCAGGCGGACTGCCTAGCAGCTTCCCATCAGATTGCAGCTCCTTTAGAGATTGGGCTATCACCTCCGGCTTCATAGATTTCTTGGTCTTCCTTGATTTGTTGATATCTTTTGCAGCACCCGGGCTCTTGACAAGTGATTTGCGATCTGGTAGACCTCCTGTCTTTGATTTTGCCAACAACAGCCTATCATGGAGGCTGAGCGGTAGAGCAGCTCCTTTGTTCTTTGCTGACTCCTCCTGGGTGGGCAGAGTGCCATCATTGGAGCCATCGTACGAGTTGATGCCGGACACACTTCGTTTACACCCAGCATTTCGTCCTGCATGCTTCCATTAGCCACTGATCCAACATTTGTACTAGGAGGAATCACATGTGTGCCTCAGTGCCCCGGTGGAACTCATTTTAGCTTTTAATGTGCATACAAAATTCCAAGGGCAAAGTTTCCCTTTCGTGCAATAGGCTTCCATGAACACATATCGCAGTAATACTTGTTGTCACGCTTCCATAACCAATTTAAGAGATTCCCCGATGACTTTTATATTACATATGCATGTTTCCATATTCCCTTATTAATTTAATGTTTTTCAAAcatgttctttttctttcctcccTCATGCGCCACTGACTTGCCTCCCCCTCCTTCAGTACATCCCGTCGTCGTAGTGCTCCGCCGGAAGCCCGTGCGGGTGCAAGGAAGGCGGTGGCGAGGCCCTTTCTTGTGTGTGCTGCAGATCGACAGCGTCGGCGGATAAGGTGATGGCGGTAGCTCAGGGTAGCAGATCTGGTGCCCTAGAGGTCATGGGTCGTGAAAGAAGGCCAGCATGGCGTGCAACGTTGGTGCGGGCACACGTGGGCATGATGGCAAGGTGGTGCCGTGTGCATCGGTGGTGGCTACATCGTTGGGCGAGCGGCTTCGCGGAGGCAGCCGACAGCGTGTGAAGAGGCGAGGGCGGCACAATGACAGCCACAAGCGCAAGGAGGCACGGAGGCCGTGTACGCGGGGAGTGGCCGTGCTTGTGCGCAACGGCATGAAGGCGTGCACGCGAGGAATGACCACGAGTGTGCACAATGGTGTGGAGGTCGCGTGCGTGGGGCACGGGAGCGTGGAGACTACGTGTGCGTGAGGCACGGTGGCGTGAGATTGCGGTGGCTGCCTCTTTTCATGTGAAGAGAGGGTAGGGGGCACATGCCCGCACTAAAGCCGCACTAAATATAATTGGTCCATAGTGATAATCTAAATATTTTAGACACCCTTGTTTAGAAATCGTACTTAGTGTTGATCTGGCCTTGCCTAGCATCATACAGAGAGAGGAGAGAATGAGCAAACCAAAGTTTTTCGAATGGTGTATAATCACTCTCAGTCCCGGTATGTTAAGGATATTAGGGCACCCACAATGGTTATATTAAGGTGCTCTCTTTAGTAGTGTCCACTATTAGGGCACCCACAATGGTTATATTAAGGTGCTCTCACGTAGGATACAGTGAGTTATGTAGAATACATGTTCAATAGTCTTACTATAGACTGACTCTATGTGGGTTCGCATATTAACTCCTAGCCTTATCATCTCTCATCACAAGTGGGCTGCATTGCATGCAGCTAATCGCTCCATTCTCGTCCTCGTTCCGATTTACGTGTGGTTTGTTCAAACGAACGCTTGCGATTTTCTTCGTTACCGTAGGGATCCATGACGATTGACGTGTACTGAAACTCAAAGATACAACACCCAATGAGACAATAAGCATTGTCACACAAAAACAAATCTCTCTGTTCCTCCTCACAAAAACAAATCTCTCAGTACGCAAGTGACACACTACACAAAAGACACAGCACGAGTTTATTTTAGGTTTAGCAACTTATCTTATATAACCCCACAATAATAACATAAATAGTGAATTAACCTGCGCCGTAAATCGGTACCAGAAGTTACCCTAGTGGACAAGATCACCAGACAGCAGAGCAAGTAAATTCCAGCCTTTCGATCACTTCtgcgccttcttcttccacagGTCGCTGAGCGCCCGCATCGCGCCGCCGGCCTTCCGCTTGCCACTGGTTCCATCTTCGTCGCCTTCCTTGGCCGTCGTGCCCTCACTCTCACAGGCACCTGCCGAGGCTGACCCGTAGCGCCGTTTGTCCGTGTTCCTGGCCCCCGCGACGcggtccacgccgccgccgagcaccgcggcggcctcctcggccgcctTGCGCCACTGCTCGCTCTGCACGCGCGAGCGCTGCGCCTCGGCCTCCAGCGCCTCTCGGGCGTGCTCCGACGCGCGCAGCCGCTCAGCGAGCCGGgcctcccgcgccgcgctcTCCCGCAGCGCGTGCTCGGtctcccgcgcccgcgcggACGCCGCCTTCACGGcctcggcggcctcctcggccaCCTTTGTGAGGTCGGCGTTGTCGGCCTCGAGGGCGGCGATCTCCGCGTCCTTGACCATCAGGTTTGCTGTGAGCTTGTCGACCAGCTCATCGTTCAGCATCAGCTTCGCCTTCATCTCCTCGAGCTCCGTGCCCTTGGACATCACCTTCCTCTTCAGATCGTCGACCTCCGTGTCTATCACCATCAGCCTCGCCCTCAGCTCGTAGACCTCCATGTCCTTGGCCATAAGCTTCGCCCTCAGCAACTCAACCTCCGGGCTCCCCTTCTTGCCATCGTCACCATCGGCAACGGCATTGCTCCTCGCTTCCTCCTCATCACTAGTCTTGTTGCCCTCCTTGACGACCGGGCCGTCGTTGTTATTCCTCGACTCGCTCGGCACGACCGCCTCGAAGGCGTCTGTGACCGGCGAGCTCATGTAGCCTTTCTCTCCGTTGGCGCCCTCCGCACCGTCGTCTGTCGGCGCCGGCACCTTGTCGTCACCGTGCTCGACCGGCGGCGCCGAAGATGCCGCGTCGTCCCTCTTCTTCGCGCCAAGGCGCTTCTTGGCCTCGACgagcgcggcgcgcgcgtcctTCCTGGCCTTCTCGGCCGCCGCGAGCTGGTCTCGCATCCCCATGAGCTGGCCGTGCGCCTTCTCCAGCTTCGCTTCCAGCTCCGCCACCCGTGGCCCCGCGCCGGGACCGGCGGGCTTCTTCTGCAAATCCACGTTCATGAAAAAACACACGCCACGTCATTGACAACACGTGCACTTGAAGTGTTTGTACAGTTCATTTGATCACAGGAACATCCTTGCCTCGTGCAACGGGCTGCGCGGCGCTGCGCACCGGACGCCGagagcgcggcg
This sequence is a window from Setaria italica strain Yugu1 chromosome III, Setaria_italica_v2.0, whole genome shotgun sequence. Protein-coding genes within it:
- the LOC101768112 gene encoding interactor of constitutive active ROPs 1, whose product is MLGHTANAKKSSKFEDADSRMSRPRAVSELPQRPSQRLKPPPPPPAGAEATGGTPRRALGVRCAAPRSPLHEKKPAGPGAGPRVAELEAKLEKAHGQLMGMRDQLAAAEKARKDARAALVEAKKRLGAKKRDDAASSAPPVEHGDDKVPAPTDDGAEGANGEKGYMSSPVTDAFEAVVPSESRNNNDGPVVKEGNKTSDEEEARSNAVADGDDGKKGSPEVELLRAKLMAKDMEVYELRARLMVIDTEVDDLKRKVMSKGTELEEMKAKLMLNDELVDKLTANLMVKDAEIAALEADNADLTKVAEEAAEAVKAASARARETEHALRESAAREARLAERLRASEHAREALEAEAQRSRVQSEQWRKAAEEAAAVLGGGVDRVAGARNTDKRRYGSASAGACESEGTTAKEGDEDGTSGKRKAGGAMRALSDLWKKKAQK